In Glycine soja cultivar W05 chromosome 10, ASM419377v2, whole genome shotgun sequence, the genomic stretch CTCAGGCCCGACGGAGGAGGAAACAATAGCGTGATTCTCGTCGATGAGCTCTTCGAGATTTCCGACGCTCATGGGAGAGCCTCGGAGATCGTCGACCTTGGATCTGTCTTCCTCGGCCTTCTCCTCCTGCGGCTTGAGTCGCTCCTGATTCGCCACGAACTCTTCCTCCATCAGTAGGTAGTCCTTGATCCGCTCCAGCTTCAGCAGCCGCAGCTTGCACTTCGTCACCGGAGTCACCGTCGGCAGCCGCGCCGCCGCCTCCGGGCCCTTCTGCTTCCGCTGTTTCCGCCCCACGCGTGCTGGCGGCGCCGCCGGCTCgaacttcttctccttcttgtcGCCGCCGTCCGGCTTCCGGTCGCCCTGCCGGTTCATGCCGCCCGGAGTTCCCTGACCCATGAATTCCCAAATTCGAAATGTGAAGACCTAACCACAACAAGGGTTCGAAACCAGTGTTCCGTGTTAGGAAGAAAGAGGGATGGTATTTTTATGATGTAACTAAAAGACTTCTACTACTCACTTCCggtatataagaaacaaattagaacttttttttctcttaaatataaaaattatatgataatttttaaatgtattaattgttaattttttatattcttatttattagaaatattacTAGATAAGTCATATTTATtagtaaaagaatatttttaaaaaaataagtaatgtcATTAAATATAACCACTACTTAAATCATTTGATTCAATggatatttttagaataaaatttaaatgtatgatattattaattaaaattaatcaaactagttatttttattggttttaacgagattggtatttatttcttattaataaGAATGGAGGTAGTAGGGTTTAATAGTCTTCAACAATCAAATTGTTGCTcctttgaaattcttttaattaatttacatccttataaaaatagttaatttaattaatcaatatgtcaattatttatataattttaaaaaaaaaatttattcttttctttatatacttaattattttttattaatatttgaagagagaataattaagagtatatagaaaaaaaataattaatgtatctaaaattaaaaaaatatcttataaaagaagacaaacaaatttctagaaaaaagtcttataattaaaaacggAGAAAGTAATTCACACAATTAAGATTAtcctaaattataaaaagaataatattgtCGACGCTCTTTCTAACACTCTCTTTAATACTCTATTTCTTTGTGATTTATAATCACCAATTTTAGTGGATCTCATATTTAAATTAGGAGATAAACTCATTAaagcttaattattattttagtccctCAATTTAGGAGTTGCTTTTCTTTAGTTCctggaatttaaaaatatttttttaattcctgaaatttaaaaatattttattaattcctaaattttgacaaattgttttttttagtctttaacatgataaattaacactttatatcaatttttaacactttgtgatgatttttaaatactttgtgacaaatttaaaatacaaattcaagcagctaacaaaaaaataatttatatcagCTAAAAACTAGCACAAAGTATCAATTTATTGAAATCAAGGaaaaaaacagttttaaattttaaggactaaaagaatacacaccaaattaaaaaaaaaaaaaaaaaaactaaaacggtaactaagtgatttttttaattccgaagtttatattttactttctaAAAGATCTTTATcgttaaaattttttaactctgttaaaaacctttttaagaattaaaatataaactttaggaactaaaaaattcacttattaaactttaagactaaaaaaattacttattaactataaaaagtaaatggaataaatttgaaaactatataaactgaataagtaattaaatcttaatttaaGTCAATCAAGAACCTTTGTTGAAAAGAGAACATCACATTCACTTTCATTAGTATTTCTACCATAAACAtgtgattttaatatttaaaagttaaatataagtcatttaattttattattattattattattattatttgattttaatctcttaaaatttttattttgctgattaaatattaaatattgttGAAGTTGGTTCTAATGTGCATAAATTTCGAAATCAACAAAGAAATTTGCAAGCAAGATGGGTGAGTTTTATTGGCAAAGTTTAAGGATAGTGAtcacttgtaaaaaaaattgatagcaAGATTCTAGTAAAAAAATTGTGCGAGAAAAAATATACTACATGCTAGTATGTATATAGGTTTTTGGAGGTTACATTGTTTGATAGACATCCTAGTGTGAATTATTCATGAGTTCTCAAGACCCTCTATGATGATGGTCAACATTGAATGAAGGAGCTCATGTTGCAACACCCTGTGTGATCTATATTGGTGCTACTGGCTCGAGGTTGTGTGGAAGATAAATGTTAGTTGTTGACATTGTTTAGTTATCAAGGTGGTGTGTGAGAATATTCATGCACCAGATACTTAATTAGGccatttttatatgatatatgcAAATTATATTAATGACCTATGCATATTAAGTTAAATCTGACAAATTAATTATGCTTCAGATTTGTGAAAGCTTTAAAACATcctaattttcatttctttttctttttttatgaatcAAAAGTCGGAAAACCCCATCCCAACACTAAAAATAGTGCATAAACACGGTAGATGAAACATCCGccaaaaaaatgttatacaaAAAGGAAGACAGAAATTTAAAAACCTTAATACAACTATCTAAAGAATAACTAAACTTAGATAGTGCATCTGCCATTTGATTTCCTTCTCAGAAAACATGCTTCCAAACAAAAGTTTTTCCTATACTCTTGAAATGTTCAATACTTTGCACCAAAGGATAGCAGGGATGAGTATTGACACAGCCATCCAAAAGAAATTTGATCACTACTTTGGAATCAGATTCTACAATGAGACCCTTAAACCCTCTCTGCTATGCTATAGAAAATAGAAATGCCTAGAAAAATTGCCCATACCTCTGCATGCATACCAGTGCAAAACCCTATATCTGCAACAAGGCAAAAAGCATATTCCTACTCCAATCACATGTCTCCAGCAGCAGATTTCTTCGAGTGAAGCATATAGGACACGTCACAATTCAATTTATACTTaccaataaaaggaaaagaccaACAAATTTGAGGAATTGACATCTCTGAAGGTTGTAGCGCCAGAAGAATTAAGAGACATATTATGCTCATTACTATCCCCTATGGCTTCCACTTGGCAAAGTATCAATGAAACTAGATTTTGAACGTCCAACCACTTATGCTAAAAAATCATAGTGTTTCTAGACTTCCACTAAAATTATACTCCAATTGAATCCCCTCACCTAAGACTTAGATATCAAATTTTTAAGTAACCAAGCACGAGTATCAAGTTGAAAGAAATCATGATCCAACCTATTCCTAGTCAAAACGTTCCTCACCTCTTTAGCATCTCACACTCAACAACATCATTGCATTTCATACACTGGTCATCGATAGTTAAGTTCCTCTAATTAGCAACATTTTGTCAGCCATCTCAAATGCCTTTCCACAAATTAGAACCATGACGTTGAACTCAATCACCGGAATTAGAACATTACCACACTTGTATTTAGCCCTCGTAACTGAACTCATAAGCATTTCTTATAGAACATAATGACCACTCCTATCTTCATCATGAAGGCAGTATTGAAATGCCTAGAATTTCTCAACCCCAAACCACCACAAGCTTTAGACTGACAGAGATAAGGGACGTCCCAAGTAAGGAgtgagagaagaaagaagaagtgaaTAGGAAAAGAAAGGGACGTGACTCGCGagggaaagaaataaaatagaaattctaattaaaaataaaggagTGTGGGAACAGAGAAAAATGGAGGTGAGAATAACATGCCCCATGAGCAAGGGTCCTTACGTATTACGGCCTTATGGGCCTGAATGAACTGTCCGTGTCAAGTGACAAGTTCAAAATCTCAACAAATGACAAAAAGACAAAAGTACTGgtcaagaacaaaaaaaaatggtgcaggccaagaaaatatattactatttttacCGGAGAAAATCACGTTTGACATGCGTCAATTGATTTATTTCTGGTTGGTATATTTCTTTAAAGAAGttagataatattattataattttacctaatttaaaatttgacataTCAAGTTAAATTAGTGGACCTAtgactaatatttttattcaaaaatttagttttgcaatctatttcttaattttgtatctaattaaataaaacattcataatttataataaatattctctcataataaattattatatttcttttaacatATTATGCACAGAAAACTTACTAATTTAGGAAAATGAATTATGTTGATGAGTCAtgttatatatttctttctttcttttgaagaaaaatatatatttctttcttaaaaaagaTGTTATATATTTCTATATTGACAACATGTTGTGGGGATGTACGTACAAAATAAGGCTGTTGAAGGGTGGTTCAAAAACTACTAGTTAAATGATAAATCAATACGCTTTGGAGAATATATGATTGCTTTCTATAATGTGCTAAATGCTTGATTTCTTATTCCACGTTGGACCATGATTTGATTTGGCTTGGGCAATATGTCGTGCTCTTGGGAAAGCATCAGGGTTTGCGCCAACGTTGGTGCCCTTTTTTACACTCAATATTATGATCAATGTATCTTTGGATGAGATATTGTCATCTTAAATAACAATTTGACAAAGTTAGGTCGATTCAATGAGCATTGAAGATACAGAGAAGAAGTGTCATACGTTAGTAGCATTCATGGGGCCACATAAATGATATAATGAAACAGGTGAGTTTGCTTACCAACTTGAAATACAGAAATGGTAATAATGGTTCTATCATTTAAAACAGTGCTTAACTTTTTTTGTATCTGTTACTTACAGTGGGATAGTTatacagaaaaagaaagaggaaagagaaaacagaagttttttttttatttaaattgttcaTATTGTAATAAGATCAGTGCAtagatacatacatatatacctTAAAAATAGCAGGGTACGTGCTTGCAGGTTTTGTATGAATAATCTTGAAAAgcttgaaataaatttatttattttctcacaCTCTTGGTTAAGCCATTGTACCAGAAGCCATAAAAAGGCCTTCAATTGTAATAAAACAATCATTTTGAAGTGTATATATACGTATCAACGTATGAACTCTACAGTGTGCTCTATATACATTCCCGAACCCACGTCGTTTCTCATCAAAATTAAAGACAATATTTAGTGTCAATATGTATGCACATGTagcttttttttatgttaatatctCCTTTCAATCATGTGTGCACATGTAGCTAGCTGAACGCTTTAAGCTAACATTTCATAACATATGCATATTTTGCTATTCAGTATATGTATGATCTAGTGTCTTTCTGAAGGTCTTGAGATTCCTTGACTAGGTTCAGAGTAGAATTAGCGAGACAAATTTAACAGTGGTTAAATATGGAACAGAGAGTAAGTAATAGTGGTTAATGGGTTATTTACTATTTAGTTGACCGGTCCCTCTGGTTCCTATTCAATTGTTTCATTCAAATGGAATACCACTGGCATCTTTGCCAGTTACAAGTGGTGATATATTTGGCAAGGGTAACATGTAGCCTATTGCCATCCTCGGATAGGTGACATGGGCCACAAATTCTTCACTCAATCCTTTTACCTAACGTATTAATTAACAGTGACCATACTTATATAGCCTCATATTAACTATTGAGCAGCTGCTAGCGAGGAACATGATAGTTGACTGAAGTTTATGAAATTTTAAGGATCATTGCTAAGGAGGTTACAAAAGAATCAACCATTAAGCGCGTGTAGATCAACTGGTGTGGGGTTATTCTAGCATAATCAAATGATTCGAGTTGAAGTCTTATACATGTAACTGCATCAGGATTGCCTTAGTGAGGTTTTTTATTTGGTAACATAATGAAGTTGCATTTAGAAATTAGGGTGGAAGGAGTTAGTTGGTAATACTTTTCTATAAAAAAGAGTCACTCTATGAATCAGTGTTCTAATAACACTTAATTAGTactataattcaaattttaacttgAATATCTGTATTTACTATTTTAACAGCAAAAACTTGATCAAAGGCATTAACAACGGTCATAACTCTCCCTCTACCATGGCTAAACTAGAAACTGCATAGAGAAAGGGAACATATGGTGTCCCTCCTTCGATTTGAAATACTACTGATGTTATAAATCCTTTATTGGTGACAACACACACAGTAAAACAAAGTTACTGCAGCAAAACAATTAAAGCATGACAACGGCCTTGGTAGCGCGACTTTTAGTATCTTTCATTGCTTCTTCCTTTATATATGTTCAATTGGTCTAATGGCAATCCGTTGAAGAAATAGTCGGGGCCATAAATTAACTTCTAACCTGTTAAAGTATATACATAGTAAAATGTGTTTTGTATTCCTCTTTAAATTGATGAAGCACTTGTGGTCCTAGTGGATCATATTAAGCATGCATGATCAAATACCACGCAGTAAACAAAGCAGGAACTGTTACTATTTTGTGCCCTCATGCATGAAATATTggatagaatatatatatatagcataagTACGTAATAGtataattatacataaataattaagatttaaagCTATACAATcacttaaaaattcaaattgtttaTGCATTTTAACCTTGGACGGCATTCATAATATAAGATCTAATATAGATCATGTAACCTTTAAAAAAACTCACTTGTTTGGTTTAACTTTGATCTCATTCATAATataatagttaatatttatttttccatttttacattaaaaaaattctcacaACATGAGAATTACATGAAGTCATAGCAACCAAACAATTCATGTATAATTGAACATCGAAGTCTCCTCCTCGTAAGTCATACCCTCATATTAATTTGTTGGAAATAAAGTTTTGGTAATAAAGAGGCTGGTATGATCATTCAGCAAAATAATAAGTTGATGATTAGtttattttctccttcttttccttaaattttataactgttacatgaatttcattttaactaTATGCAAAATGATGTCCTAATTAACGATCGATCTTGTTAATTTGGATGTTTCATATTACAGAAATGACGTGTAAATGGCCCTTAAACACACgcaaacacaaaaattaaaaagtctcTCAAAGCGTTTGatctttgaagtattttttaaattaaaatgctaGATTTTACAACTTCAACTTAAACTCTACTTCTCTAACATGCACTCTTCTAGACATATACTGTTTTCTTTTGTACATTGCCCTCACTTGACCAAAATTTCACATAGGAAATCGTCTAAAATTGTTATTAGCTAGTGTTGTCTTAGAGTTAGAGAAAACTTGACGTTCGTTATCCAAGCTGCTATTCTTTCGTTATTtccttccttttatttttttcgttgTTAGAACAATATCCGACAACTAAGTTTATACGTTTGACAGATCTAGATAAGGCCTGAATGAGTTTTAGAGAGAAGCAAGCACGTACATATTAGTGATATTACAAAATGCATATGctctaatttcaagtgaaaatATGCATCCCATAAAACTAACAGAACCATACATGATAACATGTAGGAAATTAAAACACCCACTCGTTACAAACCATGAAATCACACTATtgctactttttttataaaaacaaaaaaaaatcacaaactaGTACTACTACGTACTACTATTTTTTCCAGGCGACAAAGCCTAGATTTCTTAGAACATAACACCTCACGCcacaattattttcttaacgaAACACTAAAAGAAAGACTATATAGGCTATAATAGCAAAGTAGCGACCGAAAGAAACACGAAGGTGTGTGGTCTCAACTCTCAAGGGAGAGGAAGACTGGGCCCTTCACCGTTACCAGGACCTCCGAGTCCGCCAAGCCCACCAGGCCCACCGAATCCTCCAAGTCCACCGAGCCCAGAAGGCCCACCCATATTACCATCAAACCCAGAACCCACTCCACCAAAGGGAAGGCCATTGTTGCCAACACCCGAAAACCCATACCCAAGGAAGTTCTTCTGGTCCTCCAAACCAGCGTCATTGGGCATGTTTCTGGCACTTGCAACCACGGCAAGAGCAAGAACCACCAAGATCATGCACCACCTAGCCATTTTTCTCTCTACACAGCACTTGTTTTTCTCCCTTTCTTACACACTATGCTTAGTTGCTTTTTCACTTGGTAGTAGTGGTGGTAAAACAGTCCTTGGGGTTCTCCTTTTTATAGGTAAAAACTAATAAGAACGATATATGGGGCAGTTGAGCCTGTAGTAAATGAAACTTTAATGCCATTGCAAAGCCTTGCTGTCTGTCACCAAGCACGTTAATTACAACAATTACTATTACGGTATTACCACCAATATTCTTCTTCTTACTATTAGCGGCAAATGTGTGTTTGTATTTctatttcatattattatgtattgatgtgtatatattagttttagtttattattttttctaaatatatgtatatgtatttttttttttacttattttgtcTCAACTATTTATGCTactatgttaattttatttttgtgcatTATTGAGAGTCTTACTCTAATCatatagagatttttttttaattcagcaAATATTTCAAAGATAGTCAGACTTCTCAATTCCCATTACAACGTACAAATGAATAAAGCAGTTTAGGTATGTGTATGTttatttgtgtttaatttttaaaatttttaattatggactaattttgaaacaataagaatgagaaagaaatgaaatacttttttttttaaatgatgttaaaggaaagaggaaaacaaaataattttaaaatattaatgtaaataaattgatatttttgttttattctatGCATTTGCTAAGAAATTAAGGGATCtgaaaatctatttttattaatattattagtcaCAAATATCAccttaattttatttggtttttaacttgaaaatgaaaatcattttttattttttatttctatttttaagcattgaaatacaataaataaaaataaaattaattaacagttttataattaattttttttttaccaataaaataattaaactgaGATAATTTAGTGACACAttcagtttatttttatattttatattaacgtaacaaataatttaatagatTGGTAATTTGATGTAGACCAATAATTTaactttctaattaattttaagtactaattaaaaagtttatttttcatattgttTTACAAGGAAAATATGCTATGAAGAAAGTGAGGTCAATGTGATAGGTACAACTTTGAatccttttttctcttaaaacaaatccctcactcatttttttaagttaaaatccCTCATTCATTAAGAAAttagttatattatttaaatctaTCAGAACTTTTAACGTaaactgaaaataataaattttaagttttacatgaactaaaatcaaaagatcttACCAAAAACTAGAAGCAAAACATAGTACAAATATATAATCTAAAGTGATAGATAACATAACAATCTAAAGTTAATTAACAAAACATCAGTTGCAATGATCATATTAAACAACTTCACATGTTGTTTGCTTGTTGGCAACTTCTATCCCGATTGGAACCTACGTAGTCATAAGAATTAATCAGCAAATGAacatcatcaaatattttaaaatactcaACCAGAAAAATTCAGAACATAGTCAACTACACATTTTAAAGATGaaagataataaatatgttttacaaaagaaaaattagaatatCTTCCTAACAAACACTTGTTGTCTTTTTTAGAAGTCAACATCAggtttaacacattttttttacatgaagtTTTAACGCTCAATTATATTTAGCACACCTATAAGGCTATAAGCCAAAAATATTTGAAGCTGAATACAACATTAATTCGACCAAACCCAAATAATTGGATGGATAATAAATGGTTATTAATGTGATTTTAAAAACTCATTTGTGTAAagttgttaattttaaaattgaaactgATTTTAAAACTGTCCATTTTAAATATGTCTTCACCAATTATCATGTTCACGTAATTAGTAACCattcatttttaagaatttcctgaaacaaaaaataatttttaaaataagaaataaatatatccttcatttgattttttttaaaaagagattCACTAGAATATCACAAATAAAAGAATCaggagaaaatataattttaaaaaattgtaaaaatgaaagaacaaaTATAAACAATCAATAGTagaaaagtaaaagcagaaaaaaaaactctaaatttttaaaaatcattttataaaatgtacatttttaaattttaacattaatttttttaaaaattaaactcaaaatattttttaaaaattctaaaaaaaaataatttgaaatccaGTTTTAAAATtgccttttttttctaaattttaaaacttattttggtTTGTTGATTGTTTAATTTTACAACCGGAGGTGATTTTAAAACTACCCATATTATGATGGTCCCATAATTGTGCAAGTGTGTAGCCgaactctttttttaaaaaaaaaaaaactcgtttttgttttagatattaatatgttaatgttaaaactaaaactgatgaagaaaaataattttaaaaagattgtaaaagaaaataaaaaatataaataatagaaaaataaatacagaaaaatgatttttaaaatattctgaatttttaaaacacttttagaaatcattttataaattattaagtttttaattttaaaatgaaaatatttatacaaaaatgaatccaaaaatattttttaaaattttctaaaagaaaaataaattttacgttcacatacttattttaattttaaaagtgtaTGTTCACACATCACAATAATCACgtaattattgaattaaataacCGATTATTTTCAACTCAAATATCATGTTCACACATCATATACTCACCAAAAGAATAAAGAacgagaagaaagaaaaggaagaagaaaataaaataaaattttgtagacagagaaaataggaaaagaaggaacgtttgttttaaattataaaaaaattccactCCATTATACCCAACATAAGAatgaggagaaagaaaaaattagagtttcacgcattcataaaaataatattcttccACGGTTTCACCCATATTTTCTTGATCATTGCTTAATCTCCTATGtaaaaccaagaaaaaaaacaaagttaaatgtttgcgcacacacacaaaaactaTGAAATTGTTAGAGTTTGTGATCTTAGTTTCTTTGTCCCgcatcatttgaattgtaaaatCTTGTGTGTGCTGAATCACGTTaaactttgtgtttttttttttttcctttatttctttctcttcttttattgttGTACACTAAGAGAAATACCTTTACTCTTCAATGTCAGTCTCCGATCTCATCCCatgaaataatatatgaatgtttGCATGACATGCCTGCAAAGTAAGCAAAATATATGAATGTCGAGAGAGTGATGTTGATATGAATGGGAGGTACGATGGTAGACAAAGGTGAGGAAGAAAGTTTGAGAAAGGAAATCagttttaagaataattaatgttgTGTATGTGATAGGATATGACAATTGTAGAATGTGTGAGACTTGGAATtggaacaaaaataaataaaaatgcctatttttaaataataatgagtTACATGAGCAGTGGTAAGGATAATAGgtggtagttttttttttattaatttaaggaGTAAAGATGTCTATATATAAAAGTGGAGatcaaaaacaattttcaaatgaaatatCCTTTTTATCTACGGTATAGATTACTAGTATTGTATTGCTTAAAAAACAACTATtattatattagattttaatttccATGCATTACTTATCatttatactattaattaataaataaatcattctaattataatttttaaaaagagatattacaatatataattaataaatttacaatGCTATATTAACCTAAATTTTGATTGAACGAAAGTATAAAAATGTACTTCAATTAAATTcttcctctctctttttttataaattaaaatctttcTCGTATTATGGAGTAATGGAGATAAGTAAGTCCTTATATTCCGAGTCTTATTACACACAAGAAGATAAAAATTTGGGTGATTTCATGTTTTATATAATTCGTTGAACTTagattcatacaaaccaaatcatgagttgaaatatatttgttgatttttttatcagtatttttttctattttctaaatttaattttatgcatattttatattttcttt encodes the following:
- the LOC114370775 gene encoding glycine-rich protein 5-like is translated as MARWCMILVVLALAVVASARNMPNDAGLEDQKNFLGYGFSGVGNNGLPFGGVGSGFDGNMGGPSGLGGLGGFGGPGGLGGLGGPGNGEGPSLPLP